One region of Bacterioplanoides sp. SCSIO 12839 genomic DNA includes:
- a CDS encoding patatin-like phospholipase family protein, whose amino-acid sequence MSKLILSLDGGGVRGAATTQFLTQVERELKRHNKKLRDEVDFFAGTSAGGTIALALATTNNTMAEIDELHGEATAKTLFTKNGGLLARFFPGVLTPKYQRSGKLAVLHQILGNTTLSDVADNKEALVVSYGVQSRTPIVIKSTEPAHRSLSCIQVVDATSAAPTFFPAADLQINGSDAWLIDGGVVANNPTMCAIAEARKRFQTTIDQMRVISVGTGHRTQPVNGKASQKWGAIQWALKGQILDILSDERIVAYQAQTITRPGSYIRVDSELLAQPGMPFPPEQAMDDVDPDNIRRIRDMGKFWFDRYGEQVVSLILNQYEGPSLGRIDVKTGKPIEIIE is encoded by the coding sequence ATGAGCAAGCTGATTTTATCTCTTGACGGTGGTGGCGTACGTGGTGCAGCCACCACCCAGTTTCTCACTCAGGTTGAGCGAGAATTAAAACGTCATAATAAAAAACTGCGTGACGAAGTCGATTTTTTTGCCGGTACCAGTGCTGGTGGCACCATTGCGTTGGCATTAGCAACCACCAATAATACCATGGCAGAGATTGATGAGTTGCATGGTGAAGCGACTGCAAAAACACTGTTTACGAAAAATGGTGGTTTGCTTGCCAGATTTTTTCCCGGTGTATTAACACCCAAATACCAACGCTCCGGAAAACTGGCCGTGTTACATCAGATTCTGGGAAATACAACGCTGAGTGATGTGGCTGACAATAAAGAAGCGTTGGTGGTGTCTTATGGTGTACAGTCGCGCACGCCAATCGTAATTAAATCCACCGAGCCAGCACACCGGAGTTTATCCTGTATCCAAGTGGTGGATGCCACGTCTGCAGCCCCGACGTTTTTCCCAGCGGCAGATCTGCAGATTAATGGCAGTGATGCCTGGTTAATTGATGGTGGTGTGGTGGCGAACAATCCAACCATGTGTGCCATTGCTGAAGCGCGTAAACGTTTTCAGACAACGATTGATCAGATGCGGGTGATATCCGTTGGTACCGGACACCGTACTCAGCCAGTGAATGGCAAAGCATCACAAAAATGGGGCGCAATTCAGTGGGCGCTCAAAGGACAGATACTGGATATTCTGTCGGATGAACGGATTGTGGCTTATCAGGCACAAACCATCACCCGGCCCGGCAGTTATATTCGTGTCGATAGTGAATTATTAGCGCAGCCTGGAATGCCTTTTCCGCCAGAGCAAGCGATGGATGATGTTGACCCGGATAATATTCGCCGTATCCGTGATATGGGGAAATTCTGGTTTGATCGTTATGGTGAGCAGGTGGTGTCGTTGATTTTAAATCAGTATGAAGGACCGTCATTAGGGCGGATTGACGTGAAGACGGGCAAGCCGATCGAAATCATCGAATAA